In Microbacterium enclense, one genomic interval encodes:
- a CDS encoding MerR family transcriptional regulator: MTAGDTVGEPRFATELLFTDGLPEMDDDTGYRGAVAARAAGITYRQLDYWARTELVVPTVRGASGSGSQRLYGFRDILVLKLVKRLLDTGISLQQIRTAVEQLRAAGIRDLAGTTLMSDGASVYLCTSNDEVIDLVSRGQGVFGIAVGKVLREVESTLVDFESATAEGVDELAARRAARTA; this comes from the coding sequence ATGACCGCTGGCGACACAGTCGGTGAACCCCGGTTCGCCACCGAACTCCTCTTCACCGACGGTCTGCCCGAGATGGACGACGACACCGGTTATCGAGGAGCTGTGGCGGCTCGCGCGGCCGGCATCACGTACCGTCAGCTCGACTACTGGGCCCGCACCGAGCTGGTCGTCCCGACCGTTCGGGGCGCGAGCGGTTCGGGGTCGCAGCGCCTGTACGGGTTCCGCGACATCCTCGTGCTCAAGCTCGTCAAGCGTCTGCTCGACACCGGCATCTCGCTCCAGCAGATCCGCACCGCCGTCGAGCAGCTGCGGGCCGCCGGCATCCGCGATCTCGCGGGAACCACGCTGATGAGCGACGGCGCCTCGGTGTACCTCTGCACCTCCAACGACGAGGTCATCGACCTCGTGAGCCGCGGTCAGGGCGTGTTCGGCATCGCCGTGGGTAAGGTCCTGCGCGAGGTCGAGTCCACGCTCGTCGACTTCGAGTCCGCGACCGCCGAAGGCGTCGACGAGCTCGCTGCCCGCCGCGCGGCCCGTACCGCCTGA
- a CDS encoding response regulator gives MAIARLTGGPLDGQVLPLENESDDTLIMPYSEGQLVYRREGGLEHTGESDGPTQAVFAFVEETEDINPDADGRDD, from the coding sequence ATGGCTATTGCACGACTGACCGGAGGCCCGCTCGACGGGCAGGTGCTCCCGCTCGAGAACGAGTCCGATGACACGCTGATCATGCCCTACAGCGAGGGACAGCTCGTCTACCGCCGTGAGGGCGGCCTGGAGCACACCGGCGAATCCGACGGCCCCACCCAGGCCGTGTTCGCGTTCGTCGAAGAGACCGAAGACATCAACCCCGACGCCGACGGGCGCGACGATTGA
- a CDS encoding MerR family transcriptional regulator, translated as MAAAPARGRPAASGLLSIGQVLARLTPEFPALTSSKLRFLEVQGIVSPTRTDSGYRKFSAADLERLRMALTLQRDHYLPLVVIRDYLADLDAGRNPAPPTSMPSMTATPRRYRRDELLATAGAGPQLLNDAISTGVITAAETYSEQTVSLLRTLVALDRHGIEPRHVRSLRQSAEREAALVESALSALLRRPDAASRARASELAPELAARLDEVRTLFVRDAIERMLS; from the coding sequence ATGGCGGCAGCCCCCGCCCGCGGTCGTCCGGCGGCCTCGGGGCTGTTGAGCATCGGTCAGGTACTCGCGCGCCTGACGCCGGAGTTCCCCGCGCTCACCTCCAGCAAGCTCCGCTTCCTCGAGGTGCAGGGAATCGTCTCGCCCACCCGCACCGATTCGGGCTACCGCAAGTTCTCCGCCGCCGACCTCGAGCGTCTCCGCATGGCGCTCACGCTCCAGCGCGATCACTACCTGCCCCTCGTCGTCATCCGCGATTACCTCGCCGACCTCGACGCGGGGCGCAACCCCGCTCCGCCGACCTCGATGCCGTCGATGACGGCGACGCCGCGGCGCTACCGCCGCGACGAGCTCCTCGCCACAGCAGGAGCGGGCCCGCAGCTTCTCAACGACGCCATCAGCACCGGGGTCATCACGGCCGCGGAGACGTACTCCGAACAGACGGTGTCGCTCTTGCGCACCCTCGTGGCCCTCGACCGCCACGGAATCGAACCCCGTCACGTGCGCTCGCTCCGCCAGAGCGCGGAGCGCGAGGCGGCCCTCGTGGAGTCGGCCCTCTCCGCTCTTCTGCGGCGCCCGGATGCGGCATCCCGCGCACGCGCGAGCGAACTCGCGCCCGAGCTGGCGGCCCGGCTCGACGAGGTGCGCACCCTGTTCGTCCGCGACGCGATCGAGCGGATGCTGTCCTGA
- a CDS encoding mismatch-specific DNA-glycosylase, producing the protein MGYTRAELESFRDATIPDLVEPGVRLLFVGINPGLWTAATGTPFSRPGNRFWPALGEAGILPRLPDYTGTLTEADRRLILDAGIGVSNLVARATARADEVSREELRAGAAALSERVAVWRPRAVAVVGLTAYREGFHRPKALAGCQEEAIAGVPTWVLPNPSGLNAHDTVASLARAYAEPARAAGVLE; encoded by the coding sequence ATGGGATATACGCGCGCTGAGCTCGAGTCGTTCCGGGATGCCACGATCCCCGACCTCGTCGAACCCGGTGTCCGGCTGCTCTTCGTCGGCATCAACCCCGGGTTGTGGACGGCGGCGACCGGCACCCCTTTCTCCCGACCGGGCAACAGGTTCTGGCCGGCGTTGGGGGAGGCCGGGATCCTTCCGCGGCTGCCGGACTACACCGGGACGCTGACCGAGGCGGACCGCCGACTGATCCTCGACGCGGGAATCGGGGTCAGCAACCTCGTCGCCCGAGCGACCGCGCGAGCCGACGAAGTGAGCCGAGAAGAACTGCGGGCGGGTGCCGCCGCGCTGAGCGAGCGGGTCGCGGTCTGGCGTCCGCGTGCGGTCGCCGTGGTCGGGCTGACCGCCTACCGAGAGGGCTTCCACCGGCCGAAGGCCCTCGCCGGTTGCCAGGAGGAGGCGATCGCCGGGGTCCCCACGTGGGTGCTGCCGAACCCCAGCGGTCTGAACGCGCACGACACCGTCGCGAGCCTTGCCCGCGCCTACGCAGAACCGGCTCGCGCGGCGGGAGTGCTCGAATGA
- a CDS encoding copper resistance protein CopC, producing the protein MTSSVVPRRRSLSAVLASLLLAVAALFVLPASPAFAHDELVSTDPSADAVLDALPSQITFTYSADILTEDGTAVAEVTDADGTALTEGTPVVSGADVTQTLAGSASGVVTVKWRVVSSDGHPIDGTFTFTVAAASPTPTATPTTTSSTTPSAPTTTAPATATPDATPVPTENTSDASPLPWILLVVALVIVAGAIAWLFVARGRRDSSRGGSAGTTGR; encoded by the coding sequence GTGACTTCCTCCGTCGTGCCCCGCCGCCGCTCCCTCTCCGCCGTCCTCGCGAGTCTTCTCCTGGCGGTGGCTGCGCTGTTCGTGCTGCCCGCCTCCCCCGCGTTCGCGCACGACGAACTCGTGTCGACCGACCCGTCGGCCGACGCCGTGCTCGACGCGCTGCCGAGCCAGATCACCTTCACCTACAGCGCCGACATCCTCACCGAAGACGGCACCGCCGTCGCGGAGGTCACCGACGCAGACGGCACCGCCCTCACCGAGGGGACCCCGGTCGTCTCGGGTGCCGACGTGACGCAGACGTTGGCGGGGTCGGCATCCGGTGTCGTCACGGTGAAGTGGCGGGTCGTGTCCAGCGACGGGCACCCGATCGACGGCACCTTCACGTTCACCGTCGCCGCGGCGAGCCCCACGCCCACCGCGACCCCCACGACGACGTCCAGCACGACCCCCTCGGCTCCGACGACGACGGCTCCCGCCACGGCGACCCCGGATGCCACGCCGGTGCCGACCGAGAACACCTCCGACGCCTCTCCGCTCCCGTGGATCCTGCTGGTCGTGGCGCTCGTGATCGTCGCCGGTGCGATCGCGTGGCTGTTCGTCGCGCGCGGTCGCCGCGACTCCTCGCGCGGCGGTTCCGCGGGCACGACCGGACGATAG
- the lpdA gene encoding dihydrolipoyl dehydrogenase, with protein sequence MPHYDLVILGAGPGGYVAAVRGAQLGLSVAVIEEKYWGGVCLNVGCIPSKALLRNADLAHTFHAKADLFGISGDVHFDFGKAFDRSRSVAAGHVKGIHYLMKKNKVTEYEGRGYFADDHTIDVTLTDGSKQQVTFDNVIVATGSTVRLLPGVTLSENVVTYEEQILNRELPASIVIVGAGAIGMEFAYVMVNYGVKVTIIEFLDRALPNEDAEVSKEIQKQYKGYGVDILTSTKVESVTDHGDKVTVAYTAKDGSQGSIDADRVLMSIGFAPKVDGFGLENTGVKLTERGAIDIDDHMRTNVPHIYAIGDVTAKLQLAHVAEAQGVVAAETIGNAETQTLGDYRNMPRATFCNPQVASFGLTEQQARDAGHDIKVAKFPFSANGKANGLGEPVGFVKLVADAETLELIGGHLIGPDVSELLPELTLAQKWDLTALEAARNVHTHPTLSEGLQEAFHGLTGHMINL encoded by the coding sequence ATGCCTCATTACGATCTGGTCATTCTTGGTGCGGGTCCCGGCGGCTACGTCGCCGCCGTCCGCGGCGCACAGCTGGGGCTGTCGGTCGCGGTCATCGAAGAGAAGTACTGGGGCGGTGTCTGCCTCAACGTCGGCTGCATCCCCTCGAAGGCGCTGCTGCGCAACGCCGATCTCGCGCACACGTTCCACGCGAAGGCCGACCTGTTCGGCATCTCCGGCGACGTGCACTTCGACTTCGGCAAGGCGTTCGACCGTTCGCGCTCCGTCGCGGCCGGCCACGTCAAGGGCATCCACTACCTGATGAAGAAGAACAAGGTCACCGAGTACGAGGGCCGTGGGTACTTCGCCGACGACCACACCATCGACGTGACACTGACCGACGGGTCAAAGCAGCAGGTCACCTTCGACAACGTCATCGTCGCCACCGGCTCGACCGTACGCCTGCTCCCCGGCGTCACCCTGTCGGAGAACGTCGTCACCTACGAGGAGCAGATCCTCAACCGCGAGCTCCCCGCGTCGATCGTCATCGTCGGCGCCGGTGCCATCGGCATGGAGTTCGCCTACGTCATGGTGAACTACGGCGTGAAGGTCACCATCATCGAGTTCCTCGACCGTGCCCTGCCGAACGAAGACGCCGAGGTCTCGAAGGAGATCCAGAAGCAGTACAAGGGCTACGGCGTCGACATCCTCACCTCGACCAAGGTCGAGTCGGTCACCGACCACGGCGACAAGGTCACGGTCGCGTACACCGCCAAGGACGGCTCGCAGGGATCGATCGATGCCGACCGCGTGCTCATGTCGATCGGCTTCGCCCCGAAGGTCGACGGCTTCGGCCTCGAGAACACCGGGGTGAAGCTCACCGAGCGCGGCGCGATCGACATCGACGACCACATGCGCACCAACGTGCCGCACATCTACGCCATCGGCGACGTCACGGCGAAGCTGCAGCTCGCGCACGTGGCCGAGGCCCAGGGCGTCGTGGCCGCCGAGACCATCGGCAACGCGGAGACGCAGACCCTGGGCGACTACCGCAACATGCCGCGCGCCACGTTCTGCAACCCGCAGGTCGCGTCGTTCGGTCTCACCGAGCAGCAGGCGCGTGACGCCGGCCACGACATCAAGGTCGCGAAGTTCCCCTTCTCGGCCAACGGCAAGGCGAACGGTCTGGGCGAGCCCGTCGGCTTCGTCAAGCTCGTCGCCGACGCGGAGACGCTCGAGCTCATCGGCGGCCACCTCATCGGCCCCGACGTCTCGGAGCTTCTGCCGGAACTGACGCTCGCGCAGAAGTGGGACCTCACCGCTCTCGAGGCGGCCCGCAACGTGCACACCCACCCGACGCTGTCGGAGGGTCTGCAGGAGGCGTTCCACGGCCTCACGGGACACATGATCAACCTCTGA
- a CDS encoding A24 family peptidase produces MPPPLAPALSVFAVLSAVLALVDVRDRRLPDVVVLPGGAVVILLLSIAAAAVHEPSRSAGVVLGAAGAFLVCLVVHLARPADFGGGDVKLAGVCGAVLGWEGAGGVASGLCVGFVAGGIAAVGAVLAGARRVPLPFGPFLLFGTWWQVLARPT; encoded by the coding sequence ATGCCGCCGCCCCTCGCCCCGGCCCTGTCGGTGTTCGCGGTGCTCAGCGCGGTGCTCGCCCTCGTCGATGTGCGCGACCGACGCCTCCCCGACGTGGTCGTCCTGCCCGGGGGTGCGGTGGTCATCCTGCTGCTGTCGATCGCCGCGGCGGCCGTCCACGAACCATCGCGCAGCGCCGGGGTCGTGCTCGGTGCGGCCGGTGCCTTTCTCGTGTGCCTCGTGGTCCATCTCGCGCGCCCCGCCGACTTCGGTGGGGGCGACGTGAAGCTCGCCGGTGTCTGCGGGGCGGTGCTCGGGTGGGAGGGCGCCGGGGGCGTGGCATCCGGGCTCTGTGTGGGGTTCGTCGCCGGGGGCATCGCCGCGGTCGGTGCCGTCCTCGCGGGCGCACGCCGGGTGCCCCTCCCGTTCGGTCCGTTCCTGCTCTTCGGCACGTGGTGGCAGGTCCTGGCCCGACCGACGTGA
- a CDS encoding DUF1905 domain-containing protein, which translates to MIVRFEGDVFRWAARSDSDWYFVALPPELSDDIRETQTYRRGFGGVRVDATIGTSTWRTSIFPQAGGVYVLPLKRAVRDAEGIVPGAIVQVDLLVLDA; encoded by the coding sequence GTGATCGTGAGGTTCGAGGGCGATGTCTTCCGCTGGGCGGCGCGAAGCGACAGTGACTGGTACTTCGTTGCGCTTCCGCCCGAGCTGAGCGACGACATCCGCGAGACGCAGACGTACCGGCGCGGCTTCGGCGGTGTCCGAGTCGATGCGACGATCGGCACCTCCACGTGGCGCACGTCGATCTTCCCTCAGGCGGGTGGGGTGTACGTCCTCCCGCTCAAACGGGCCGTGCGCGACGCCGAGGGAATCGTTCCGGGGGCGATCGTGCAGGTCGATCTTCTCGTCCTCGACGCCTGA
- a CDS encoding YihY/virulence factor BrkB family protein, which translates to MADLIRRVTAWALSLRLVRAFLVYSGARGPMLADSVTYRTLFSLFAAVLIGFSFAALWLSGNPDGLNALVQSVNGVVPGLVGENGLIDVRDIEAPGGLTVAGIVGTIGLVGAAIGAIGSLRSALRQIAGVATDDMFIVWVLLRNLALAVGIGVALVAAAGVTFLATAGLTFIRDLLGVSADSWITAFLTWLVSTVVVLALDAAAIAAAFALLSGVRARKGTLIRGALLGGVGLVVLQQLSGLFVGGASSNPLLATFAALIALLLWLNLSSQVILISGAYITVATEEDHDRVRAKYGATTMIQFRVRRAEKAVAAATGELQAAREAEEKERETLATNDPAAAERETEADQRAGAGRDA; encoded by the coding sequence ATGGCCGACCTCATCCGTCGCGTCACCGCGTGGGCTTTGTCGCTCCGCCTCGTGCGCGCTTTCCTCGTCTACTCGGGTGCGCGTGGGCCCATGCTGGCTGACAGCGTCACCTATCGCACCCTGTTCAGTCTGTTCGCCGCGGTGCTGATCGGCTTCTCGTTCGCCGCGCTGTGGCTGTCGGGCAACCCCGACGGGCTGAACGCCCTCGTTCAGTCCGTGAACGGTGTGGTCCCGGGGCTCGTGGGCGAGAACGGTCTCATCGACGTGCGCGACATCGAGGCGCCGGGTGGACTCACGGTCGCGGGCATCGTGGGAACCATCGGTCTCGTCGGTGCCGCGATCGGCGCGATCGGCTCGTTGCGTTCGGCGCTGCGCCAGATCGCCGGCGTCGCGACCGACGACATGTTCATCGTGTGGGTGCTCCTGCGCAACCTCGCCCTCGCCGTCGGCATCGGCGTCGCTCTCGTCGCGGCGGCGGGTGTGACCTTTCTCGCCACGGCGGGACTCACCTTCATCCGCGACCTGCTCGGCGTCTCCGCGGATTCCTGGATCACCGCGTTCCTCACCTGGCTGGTGTCGACGGTCGTCGTGCTCGCTCTGGACGCCGCGGCGATCGCGGCGGCCTTCGCCCTCCTGTCGGGGGTGCGGGCACGAAAGGGCACTCTCATCCGCGGGGCCCTTCTCGGCGGTGTCGGTCTCGTCGTGCTGCAGCAGCTGTCGGGCCTATTCGTCGGGGGTGCGAGCAGCAACCCGCTGCTCGCGACCTTCGCGGCGTTGATCGCCCTGCTTCTCTGGCTCAACCTCTCCAGCCAGGTGATCCTCATCTCCGGGGCCTACATCACCGTCGCCACGGAAGAAGACCACGATCGTGTCCGTGCGAAGTACGGGGCGACGACCATGATCCAGTTCCGCGTGCGCCGGGCCGAGAAGGCTGTGGCGGCCGCCACGGGTGAGCTTCAGGCCGCTCGCGAGGCGGAGGAGAAGGAACGCGAGACGCTCGCGACGAACGATCCCGCCGCGGCCGAGCGTGAGACCGAGGCCGACCAGCGCGCGGGGGCGGGACGAGATGCCTGA
- a CDS encoding NAD(P)H-hydrate epimerase, translated as MPEPAGSATPRVAAYTADAIRAAEAPLLAEGRPLMRWAARALADVAAAELRVAPGRVLVLAGAGDNGGDALFAAADLTRIADRVDVVLVRDRVHREALDTAVVAGARVVSASEVCGRVGDYALVLDGILGIGRLTDRRLRGSARALVEALRALEVRPRVVAVDLPSGLDPDDGTADAAVLPADVTVTFGALKAGLVRGQGPELAGRVHLVDLGLDPFLRRAHPAVTAALEVVRVDPLARA; from the coding sequence ATGCCTGAGCCCGCGGGTTCCGCAACGCCGCGCGTCGCCGCGTACACCGCCGACGCCATCCGCGCCGCGGAGGCTCCGCTGCTCGCCGAGGGGCGTCCGCTCATGCGGTGGGCCGCGCGGGCCCTCGCCGACGTCGCCGCGGCCGAGCTCCGCGTCGCCCCCGGCCGTGTCCTCGTTCTCGCCGGGGCCGGCGACAACGGCGGCGACGCCCTGTTCGCCGCCGCCGACCTGACCCGCATCGCGGATCGCGTCGACGTCGTCCTCGTCCGCGACCGCGTCCACCGAGAGGCCCTCGATACTGCCGTCGTCGCGGGCGCACGTGTGGTGTCCGCATCGGAGGTGTGCGGGCGCGTCGGAGACTATGCGCTCGTCCTCGACGGCATCCTGGGCATCGGCCGCCTCACCGACCGTCGCCTGCGAGGAAGCGCCCGCGCCCTCGTCGAGGCTCTGCGCGCCCTCGAAGTGCGCCCGCGCGTCGTGGCCGTCGACCTGCCGAGTGGTCTCGACCCCGACGACGGGACCGCGGATGCCGCCGTCCTCCCCGCCGACGTCACCGTCACGTTCGGCGCTCTCAAGGCCGGACTCGTCCGCGGTCAGGGCCCCGAGCTCGCCGGCCGCGTGCATCTGGTCGACCTCGGCCTCGATCCCTTCCTTCGGCGCGCTCATCCCGCCGTCACGGCGGCCCTCGAGGTCGTCCGGGTCGATCCGCTCGCGCGGGCGTGA
- a CDS encoding alpha/beta hydrolase — translation MDAVPALTEIPAPQFVIVGDNVRLATYTWGDPDADAVLCVHGFGSSTRDNWVNTGWVRDLLRAGFRVVAVDQRGHGASDKPHDAASYTMPTLVGDLVAVLDTYLLDAVRYLGYSLGGRVGWQLAVDAPEHVDRAVLGGIPDGRPLARLKVDQARAFLDHGTPVEDATTLRYVSLAERVPGNDLRALVAIAEGMRLGETDPDPASPPQQPVLIATGTEDPIHDQSQHLASLLPHGEFSDIPGRHHVNAPGARTFREAGVEFLSRDA, via the coding sequence ATGGATGCCGTGCCCGCGCTCACCGAGATCCCCGCACCGCAGTTCGTCATCGTCGGCGACAACGTGCGACTGGCGACGTACACGTGGGGCGATCCCGACGCGGATGCCGTGCTGTGCGTGCACGGCTTCGGATCGAGCACACGAGACAACTGGGTCAACACCGGCTGGGTCCGTGACCTGCTGCGCGCGGGGTTCCGCGTCGTCGCGGTCGACCAGCGTGGCCACGGCGCGAGCGACAAGCCGCACGATGCCGCGTCGTACACGATGCCGACGCTCGTCGGCGACCTCGTCGCCGTGCTCGACACCTATCTCCTCGATGCGGTGCGCTACCTGGGCTACTCGCTCGGCGGACGCGTCGGCTGGCAGCTCGCGGTCGACGCGCCCGAGCACGTCGACAGGGCGGTGCTCGGTGGCATCCCGGACGGTCGGCCGCTGGCGCGGCTGAAGGTCGACCAGGCCCGGGCGTTCCTCGACCACGGGACCCCGGTGGAGGATGCCACGACCCTGCGCTACGTGTCCCTCGCCGAGCGTGTGCCCGGAAACGACCTGCGCGCGCTGGTGGCGATCGCGGAAGGGATGCGCCTGGGCGAGACCGATCCCGACCCCGCGTCGCCGCCGCAGCAGCCCGTGCTCATCGCGACCGGCACCGAGGATCCCATCCACGACCAGTCGCAGCATCTCGCCTCGCTGCTGCCGCACGGGGAGTTCTCCGACATCCCCGGACGCCACCACGTCAACGCACCGGGCGCGCGGACGTTCCGTGAGGCGGGCGTGGAGTTCCTCTCGCGCGACGCCTGA
- a CDS encoding CYTH domain-containing protein yields the protein MSEGSHGASSVEVESKYDVDDTTPLPDWSGLPGVVRVGEPEPRDLDARYLDTAAADLARAGIAVRRRLGGPDAGWHVKGPAQGGGRTETQWPLEADLDPEAEPVVPPAVQDAVASVAAPPFVPLARVRNSRTAYALLDADGGEVAEFVDDRVRARDERRGAESAWREWEVELGPAGPADDDGRAAFFAAVDAAVFAAGGRPAASGSKLARALGH from the coding sequence TTGAGCGAAGGCTCCCACGGCGCGTCGAGCGTCGAGGTCGAGTCGAAGTACGACGTCGACGACACCACGCCGCTCCCCGACTGGTCGGGGCTGCCGGGCGTGGTCCGCGTGGGCGAACCCGAGCCGCGTGACCTCGATGCACGCTATCTCGATACCGCTGCGGCCGATCTCGCGCGTGCGGGCATCGCGGTGCGTCGCCGCCTCGGCGGTCCCGATGCCGGGTGGCACGTGAAGGGTCCGGCGCAGGGTGGTGGCCGCACCGAGACGCAGTGGCCGCTCGAGGCCGACCTCGATCCGGAGGCCGAGCCCGTTGTGCCTCCGGCGGTCCAGGATGCCGTGGCCTCGGTCGCTGCGCCCCCGTTCGTCCCGCTCGCGCGCGTGCGGAACAGTCGCACCGCGTACGCCCTGCTCGACGCGGACGGGGGAGAGGTCGCCGAGTTCGTGGACGACCGGGTCCGTGCCCGCGACGAGCGCCGCGGTGCGGAATCGGCGTGGCGCGAATGGGAGGTCGAGCTCGGACCCGCCGGCCCGGCCGACGACGACGGTCGTGCCGCGTTCTTCGCCGCGGTCGACGCGGCGGTGTTCGCGGCGGGCGGGCGGCCCGCGGCATCCGGATCCAAGCTCGCTCGCGCGCTCGGGCACTGA
- a CDS encoding glutamine amidotransferase — protein MTSTDLPGDRPFVLLATRAEDRPADEEYALFLRYSGLAPERLTRVRLERDAMPDLDLDAISGILVGGSPFNASDPLEKKSPVQRRVESEMATLLDEVVARDLPFLGACYGVGTLGTHLDAEIDGTYSEPISVVEVSLTSEGRADPLAADLPDTFSAFVGHKEAITTLPPAATLLASSPTCPVQMFRVGRNVYATQFHPELDVDGIVTRIHAYAAFGYFAADELDLTLAAVRRAPVHAPSRLLRTFVERYAR, from the coding sequence GTGACGTCGACGGACCTGCCCGGTGATCGCCCGTTCGTCCTTCTCGCCACACGCGCCGAGGACCGCCCGGCCGACGAGGAGTACGCCCTCTTCCTGCGATACAGCGGCCTCGCGCCCGAGCGGCTGACCCGGGTCCGCCTCGAGCGCGACGCCATGCCCGACCTGGACCTCGATGCGATCTCGGGGATCCTCGTGGGCGGCAGCCCGTTCAACGCCTCGGATCCCCTCGAGAAGAAGTCTCCCGTCCAGCGCCGGGTCGAGTCGGAGATGGCGACGCTGCTCGACGAGGTGGTCGCCCGCGACCTGCCGTTCCTCGGCGCGTGCTACGGCGTCGGGACGCTCGGAACGCACCTGGACGCCGAGATCGACGGCACCTACTCCGAGCCCATCAGCGTGGTGGAGGTATCGCTCACGTCCGAAGGACGCGCCGACCCGCTCGCGGCCGATCTCCCCGACACGTTCTCCGCCTTCGTCGGCCACAAGGAGGCGATCACGACGCTCCCCCCGGCGGCGACGCTGCTCGCGTCGTCGCCGACATGCCCGGTGCAGATGTTCCGGGTCGGACGGAACGTGTACGCCACGCAGTTTCACCCGGAGCTCGACGTCGACGGGATCGTCACGCGCATCCACGCCTACGCCGCGTTCGGCTACTTCGCGGCCGACGAGCTCGACCTCACCCTCGCGGCAGTGCGTCGCGCTCCGGTGCACGCCCCCTCGCGCCTGCTGCGCACCTTCGTCGAGCGCTACGCCCGCTGA
- a CDS encoding FHA domain-containing protein produces MDETRRFERDDIRRAADGPASERSHDTTQTFGHDADLSFVPFGADLTEAELEAIDALPSRVALLIVRSGPTTGARYLLDTDVTTVGRHPEADIFFDDVTVSRRHAEITRTGTSFEIVDQRSLNGSYVNGERVDRSVLANGSEVRIGKFRLNFFVSPVDLPPAEH; encoded by the coding sequence GTGGACGAGACCCGCAGATTCGAGCGTGACGACATTCGTCGCGCGGCTGACGGCCCCGCGTCGGAGCGCTCGCACGACACGACCCAGACGTTCGGCCATGACGCCGACCTGTCGTTCGTCCCCTTCGGCGCCGACCTCACCGAGGCCGAGCTCGAGGCCATCGACGCGCTGCCCTCCCGCGTCGCGCTTCTCATCGTGCGTTCGGGTCCGACCACCGGCGCCCGGTACCTGCTCGACACCGACGTCACCACGGTGGGACGCCACCCCGAGGCCGACATCTTCTTCGACGACGTCACGGTCTCGCGACGGCACGCCGAGATCACCCGCACCGGAACGTCCTTCGAGATCGTCGACCAGCGCTCGCTGAACGGCAGTTACGTCAACGGCGAGCGCGTCGACCGCTCGGTCCTCGCGAACGGGTCCGAGGTGCGCATCGGCAAGTTCCGCTTGAACTTCTTCGTCTCGCCGGTCGATCTGCCCCCGGCAGAGCACTGA
- a CDS encoding DUF2809 domain-containing protein yields MTVRHRRVAALAALIVVIAAGLIVARALPDSIATDIAGDALYAVATYAGLVLVWPRGHRVVLAAVAATWCVVVELLQLSGIPATLAERFPPAALVLGTGFDPRDLLVYLLAVASAVWLDARVSALLLHGGERPPGVGGPE; encoded by the coding sequence ATGACGGTGCGGCATCGGCGGGTCGCCGCTCTCGCCGCCCTGATCGTCGTCATCGCGGCCGGTCTGATCGTCGCGCGGGCCCTTCCCGACTCGATCGCCACCGACATCGCGGGCGATGCGTTGTATGCCGTCGCGACCTACGCGGGTCTGGTGCTGGTGTGGCCGCGCGGCCACCGCGTCGTGCTCGCCGCCGTGGCTGCGACGTGGTGCGTCGTCGTGGAGCTCCTCCAGCTCAGCGGCATCCCCGCGACTCTGGCCGAGCGTTTTCCGCCCGCGGCCCTCGTCCTCGGCACGGGCTTCGACCCGCGCGATCTCCTCGTGTACCTGCTCGCGGTCGCCTCCGCGGTTTGGCTGGATGCGCGCGTGAGCGCACTCCTCCTGCACGGGGGAGAACGTCCGCCCGGTGTCGGAGGTCCCGAGTAG